A window of Castanea sativa cultivar Marrone di Chiusa Pesio chromosome 1, ASM4071231v1 contains these coding sequences:
- the LOC142629474 gene encoding fatty-acid-binding protein 2, producing the protein MKNTWLFFIDLDSGTPDNFRIEPIVLHNFGGHLFSQISLFVDNSIHQSRNLYVPGSLALQEAFNCMSKLAGALLFWCSSTSTSNIARDIAGRMHGSEPRNCTSSAHVKNITSSRHNLAGFHFRFRSKGKSGAPAIFGKISSFMMKLLFQEAKRIQSYPLLSLAAAFVTPFNNLSSEVLAVPMESTDLQVHGGIDQRPCKVENQRCMDLSFPDLNMTRHAVEPRTGIEFPMILDNILTGEKNSSLSSEVLVGTGSRTMKIIKIKSLKVYAFGFYIHPYSVCEKLGPKYASISVDELNKCHDFYQDLLRENINMTVRLVVNCNGMKINTVRDAFEKSLRARLVKTNPDTDYHCLKKFGSYFKQDIQIPAGTTIDFRQTADGQLITEIGGNQIGAVHSKDLCRAFFDMYIGDVPVSEQTKEEIGKNVANLIRRC; encoded by the exons ATGAAGAATACTTGGTTGTTCTTCATTGATCTTGATAGTGGCACTCCAGACAACTTTCGAATTGAGCCCATTGTATTGCACAATTTTGGGGGTCATTTATTTTCACAGATAAGTTTGTTTGTGGATAATTCTATACACCAATCTCGAAACTTGTATGTCCCTGGAAGTTTAGCTCTCCAAGAAGCATTTAATTGTATGTCAAAGTTAGCTGGTGCTTTACTTTTTTGGTGCTCTAGTACGTCCACTTCAAATATTGCTCGGGACATAGCCGGTAGAATGCATGGTTCAGAACCCAGGAATTGTACATCTTCTGCACATGTTAAGAACATTACTTCTAGTAGACATAATCTTGCTGGATTTCACTTCAGATTCAGATCAAAAGGAAAATCTGGCGCCCCAGCGATTTTTGGTAAGATTTCAAGTTTCATGATGAAGCTCCTGTTCCAAGAAGCTAAAAGGATTCAATCCTATCCTTTGCTTTCATTAGCTGCTGCCTTTGTAACTCCATTCAATAACTT ATCTTCAGAGGTGCTAGCAGTTCCAATGGAGAGTACTGATTTACAAGTGCATGGAGGCATTGACCAAAGGCCTTGTAAGGTTGAGAATCAAAGGTGCATGGATCTGTCTTTTCCTGACTTGAACATGACAAGACATGCAGTTGAACCCAGAACTGGCATTGAGTTTCCTATGATTTTGGACAACATTTTAACTGGAGAGAAAAATTCCAGTTTAAGTTCAGAg GTTCTTGTTGGTACTGGATCAAGAACTATgaaaatcatcaaaatcaaatccCTTAAGGTTTATGCATTTGGTTTTT ATATTCACCCTTACTCTGTCTGTGAGAAATTGGGTCCAAAGTATGCTTCAATTTCAGTGGATGAACTGAACAAATGCCATGATTTTTATCAGGATCTTCTCAG GGAGAATATTAATATGACTGTTAGGCTTGTGGTCAATTGCAATGGGATGAAAATCAATACTGTGAGAGA TGCTTTCGAGAAATCCCTTCGAGCCCGTTTGGTGAAG ACAAACCCAGACACTGATTACCATTgcctaaaaaaatttggttcaTACTTCAAACAGGATATCCAAATACCTGCG GGAACGACAATTGATTTTCGACAAACAGCTGATGGACAACTAATTACTGAAA TTGGAGGTAATCAGATTGGAGCAGTCCATAGCAAGGATTTGTGTA GGGCATTCTTTGACATGTACATTGGAGATGTTCCCGTTTCAGAGCAAACGAAAGAAGAGATTGGCAAAAATGTTGCTAATCTCATCAGAAGGTGTTGA
- the LOC142621564 gene encoding uncharacterized protein LOC142621564, with amino-acid sequence MVEPWPLREGLRMARQLNIYNLIVNVDLSDVVKLITISSSSANRLTWPLVTDCRDILQAFHQVQLSHCYREANQVADLLAKMGSSHQEEFVYYVSPPLTLLDVLAFDCASSSAPNVTVNPKTAVSFDARCLAG; translated from the coding sequence ATGGTTGAACCATGGCCTTTGCGTGAAGGGCTTCGTATGGCAAGAcaacttaatatatataatcttatAGTAAATGTGGACTTATCTGATGTTGTTAAGCTCATAACCATCTCCTCATCTTCCGCTAATAGACTAACCTGGCCATTGGTAACTGATTGCAGGGACATACTCCAAGCTTTCCATCAGGTCCAGCTCAGCCACTGCTACAGAGAGGCCAACCAAGTAGCTGACTTACTTGCCAAAATGGGAAGTTCACATCAGGAGGAATTTGTTTACTATGTTTCTCCTCCTTTGACTTTACTAGATGTTTTAGCTTTTGATTGCGCTAGTAGCAGCGCACCTAATGTAACTGTTAATCCTAAAACTGCTGTATCTTTTGATGCCCGTTGCCTTGCGGGTTAG
- the LOC142621621 gene encoding guanine nucleotide-binding protein alpha-2 subunit isoform X2, protein MGLLCSRNRHYNGADTEENAHDAEIGRRIEQEAKAEKHIQKLLLLGAGESGKSTIFKQIKLLFQTGFDEAELRSYISVIHANVYQTIKILHDGSKELAQSDTDSSKYVLSSENKAIGDKLSEIGGRLDYPCLNKELAQDIETLWKDAAIQLGMGDFNPGCLHGKHQEETYARGNELQVPDCANYFIENLQRLADPNYVPTKEDVLYARVRTTGVVEIQFSPVGENKKSGEVYRLFDVGGQRNERRKWIHLFEGVTAVIFCAAISEYDQTLFEDENKNRMMETKELFDWVLKQPCFEKTSFMLFLNKFDIFEKKVLKVPLNVCEWFKDYQPVSTGKQEIEHAYEFVKKKFEELYFQSTAPDRVDRVFKIYRTTALDQKLVKKTFKLVDETLRRRNLFEAGLL, encoded by the exons ATGGGCTTACTCTGCAGCAGAAACCGTCATTACAATGGAGCAGATACTGAAGAGAATGCACAT GATGCAGAAATCGGGAGGAGAATTGAGCAAGAAGCAAAAGCTGAAAAGCACATCCAGAAACTTCTATTACTTG GTGCTGGAGAGTCTGGGAAGTCCACAATTTTTAAGCAG ATAAAGCTTTTATTTCAAACTGGCTTTGATGAAGCAGAGCTAAGGAGCTACATTTCAGTCATCCATGCCAATGTGTATCAGACTATAAAA ATATTGCATGATGGATCAAAAGAGTTGGCTCAGAGTGACACAGATTCCTCGAAGTACGTTTTATCAAGTGAAAATAAG GCTATTGGAGACAAACTATCAGAAATTGGTGGTAGATTGGATTATCCATGTCTCAATAAAGAGCTTGCACAGGACATTGAGACTCTATGGAAAGATGCTGCAATTCAG TTGGGGATGGGGGATTTCAACCCTGGATGTCTCCATGGGAAACATCAAGAG GAAACATATGCTCGTGGTAATGAACTCCAAGTTCCAGATTGTGCTAATTATTTCATTGAAAATTTACAAAGATTGGCTGATCCGAATTATGTTCCAACAAAG GAAGATGTTCTCTATGCAAGAGTTCGTACAACCGGAGTTGTAGAGATCCAGTTCAG ccctgttggagaaaataagaaaagcGGAGAAGTATATAGACTCTTCGATGTTGGAGGACAGAGAAATGAAAGGAGGAAATGGATCCATCTCTTTGAAGGTGTCACAGCTGTTATCTTTTGTGCTGCCATTAGCGA GTATGACCAAACACTCTTTGAGGATGAAAACAAGAACAGAATGATGGAGACTAAGGAACTCTTTGATTGGGTCCTGAAGCAACCTTGCTTTgag AAAACATCCTTCATGCTGTTTCTTAACAAGTTTGATATCTTTGAGAAGAAGGTTCTGAAA GTGCCACTAAATGTATGTGAGTGGTTCAAGGATTACCAGCCAGTTTCAACGGGAAAACAAGAGATTGAACATGCATATGA GtttgtgaagaaaaaatttGAGGAGTTGTATTTTCAGAGTACTGCTCCTGATCGTGTAGACCGAGTCTTTAAGATCTATAGAACCACTGCCCTTGATCAGAAGCTTGTGAAGAAGACTTTCAAGCTTGTAGACGAGACTCTGAGACGGAGGAATCTCTTTGAGGCTGGCTTATTGTGA
- the LOC142621621 gene encoding guanine nucleotide-binding protein alpha-1 subunit isoform X6, which translates to MLSIVVETMGLLCSRNRHYNGADTEENAHDAEIGRRIEQEAKAEKHIQKLLLLGAGESGKSTIFKQIKLLFQTGFDEAELRSYISVIHANVYQTIKILHDGSKELAQSDTDSSKYVLSSENKAIGDKLSEIGGRLDYPCLNKELAQDIETLWKDAAIQEDVLYARVRTTGVVEIQFSPVGENKKSGEVYRLFDVGGQRNERRKWIHLFEGVTAVIFCAAISEYDQTLFEDENKNRMMETKELFDWVLKQPCFEKTSFMLFLNKFDIFEKKVLKVPLNVCEWFKDYQPVSTGKQEIEHAYEFVKKKFEELYFQSTAPDRVDRVFKIYRTTALDQKLVKKTFKLVDETLRRRNLFEAGLL; encoded by the exons ATGCTGTCTATTGTAGTTGAAACTATGGGCTTACTCTGCAGCAGAAACCGTCATTACAATGGAGCAGATACTGAAGAGAATGCACAT GATGCAGAAATCGGGAGGAGAATTGAGCAAGAAGCAAAAGCTGAAAAGCACATCCAGAAACTTCTATTACTTG GTGCTGGAGAGTCTGGGAAGTCCACAATTTTTAAGCAG ATAAAGCTTTTATTTCAAACTGGCTTTGATGAAGCAGAGCTAAGGAGCTACATTTCAGTCATCCATGCCAATGTGTATCAGACTATAAAA ATATTGCATGATGGATCAAAAGAGTTGGCTCAGAGTGACACAGATTCCTCGAAGTACGTTTTATCAAGTGAAAATAAG GCTATTGGAGACAAACTATCAGAAATTGGTGGTAGATTGGATTATCCATGTCTCAATAAAGAGCTTGCACAGGACATTGAGACTCTATGGAAAGATGCTGCAATTCAG GAAGATGTTCTCTATGCAAGAGTTCGTACAACCGGAGTTGTAGAGATCCAGTTCAG ccctgttggagaaaataagaaaagcGGAGAAGTATATAGACTCTTCGATGTTGGAGGACAGAGAAATGAAAGGAGGAAATGGATCCATCTCTTTGAAGGTGTCACAGCTGTTATCTTTTGTGCTGCCATTAGCGA GTATGACCAAACACTCTTTGAGGATGAAAACAAGAACAGAATGATGGAGACTAAGGAACTCTTTGATTGGGTCCTGAAGCAACCTTGCTTTgag AAAACATCCTTCATGCTGTTTCTTAACAAGTTTGATATCTTTGAGAAGAAGGTTCTGAAA GTGCCACTAAATGTATGTGAGTGGTTCAAGGATTACCAGCCAGTTTCAACGGGAAAACAAGAGATTGAACATGCATATGA GtttgtgaagaaaaaatttGAGGAGTTGTATTTTCAGAGTACTGCTCCTGATCGTGTAGACCGAGTCTTTAAGATCTATAGAACCACTGCCCTTGATCAGAAGCTTGTGAAGAAGACTTTCAAGCTTGTAGACGAGACTCTGAGACGGAGGAATCTCTTTGAGGCTGGCTTATTGTGA
- the LOC142621621 gene encoding guanine nucleotide-binding protein alpha-2 subunit isoform X3, whose product MLSIVVETMGLLCSRNRHYNGADTEENAHDAEIGRRIEQEAKAEKHIQKLLLLGAGESGKSTIFKQIKLLFQTGFDEAELRSYISVIHANVYQTIKILHDGSKELAQSDTDSSKYVLSSENKAIGDKLSEIGGRLDYPCLNKELAQDIETLWKDAAIQETYARGNELQVPDCANYFIENLQRLADPNYVPTKEDVLYARVRTTGVVEIQFSPVGENKKSGEVYRLFDVGGQRNERRKWIHLFEGVTAVIFCAAISEYDQTLFEDENKNRMMETKELFDWVLKQPCFEKTSFMLFLNKFDIFEKKVLKVPLNVCEWFKDYQPVSTGKQEIEHAYEFVKKKFEELYFQSTAPDRVDRVFKIYRTTALDQKLVKKTFKLVDETLRRRNLFEAGLL is encoded by the exons ATGCTGTCTATTGTAGTTGAAACTATGGGCTTACTCTGCAGCAGAAACCGTCATTACAATGGAGCAGATACTGAAGAGAATGCACAT GATGCAGAAATCGGGAGGAGAATTGAGCAAGAAGCAAAAGCTGAAAAGCACATCCAGAAACTTCTATTACTTG GTGCTGGAGAGTCTGGGAAGTCCACAATTTTTAAGCAG ATAAAGCTTTTATTTCAAACTGGCTTTGATGAAGCAGAGCTAAGGAGCTACATTTCAGTCATCCATGCCAATGTGTATCAGACTATAAAA ATATTGCATGATGGATCAAAAGAGTTGGCTCAGAGTGACACAGATTCCTCGAAGTACGTTTTATCAAGTGAAAATAAG GCTATTGGAGACAAACTATCAGAAATTGGTGGTAGATTGGATTATCCATGTCTCAATAAAGAGCTTGCACAGGACATTGAGACTCTATGGAAAGATGCTGCAATTCAG GAAACATATGCTCGTGGTAATGAACTCCAAGTTCCAGATTGTGCTAATTATTTCATTGAAAATTTACAAAGATTGGCTGATCCGAATTATGTTCCAACAAAG GAAGATGTTCTCTATGCAAGAGTTCGTACAACCGGAGTTGTAGAGATCCAGTTCAG ccctgttggagaaaataagaaaagcGGAGAAGTATATAGACTCTTCGATGTTGGAGGACAGAGAAATGAAAGGAGGAAATGGATCCATCTCTTTGAAGGTGTCACAGCTGTTATCTTTTGTGCTGCCATTAGCGA GTATGACCAAACACTCTTTGAGGATGAAAACAAGAACAGAATGATGGAGACTAAGGAACTCTTTGATTGGGTCCTGAAGCAACCTTGCTTTgag AAAACATCCTTCATGCTGTTTCTTAACAAGTTTGATATCTTTGAGAAGAAGGTTCTGAAA GTGCCACTAAATGTATGTGAGTGGTTCAAGGATTACCAGCCAGTTTCAACGGGAAAACAAGAGATTGAACATGCATATGA GtttgtgaagaaaaaatttGAGGAGTTGTATTTTCAGAGTACTGCTCCTGATCGTGTAGACCGAGTCTTTAAGATCTATAGAACCACTGCCCTTGATCAGAAGCTTGTGAAGAAGACTTTCAAGCTTGTAGACGAGACTCTGAGACGGAGGAATCTCTTTGAGGCTGGCTTATTGTGA
- the LOC142621621 gene encoding guanine nucleotide-binding protein alpha-2 subunit isoform X1 produces the protein MLSIVVETMGLLCSRNRHYNGADTEENAHDAEIGRRIEQEAKAEKHIQKLLLLGAGESGKSTIFKQIKLLFQTGFDEAELRSYISVIHANVYQTIKILHDGSKELAQSDTDSSKYVLSSENKAIGDKLSEIGGRLDYPCLNKELAQDIETLWKDAAIQLGMGDFNPGCLHGKHQEETYARGNELQVPDCANYFIENLQRLADPNYVPTKEDVLYARVRTTGVVEIQFSPVGENKKSGEVYRLFDVGGQRNERRKWIHLFEGVTAVIFCAAISEYDQTLFEDENKNRMMETKELFDWVLKQPCFEKTSFMLFLNKFDIFEKKVLKVPLNVCEWFKDYQPVSTGKQEIEHAYEFVKKKFEELYFQSTAPDRVDRVFKIYRTTALDQKLVKKTFKLVDETLRRRNLFEAGLL, from the exons ATGCTGTCTATTGTAGTTGAAACTATGGGCTTACTCTGCAGCAGAAACCGTCATTACAATGGAGCAGATACTGAAGAGAATGCACAT GATGCAGAAATCGGGAGGAGAATTGAGCAAGAAGCAAAAGCTGAAAAGCACATCCAGAAACTTCTATTACTTG GTGCTGGAGAGTCTGGGAAGTCCACAATTTTTAAGCAG ATAAAGCTTTTATTTCAAACTGGCTTTGATGAAGCAGAGCTAAGGAGCTACATTTCAGTCATCCATGCCAATGTGTATCAGACTATAAAA ATATTGCATGATGGATCAAAAGAGTTGGCTCAGAGTGACACAGATTCCTCGAAGTACGTTTTATCAAGTGAAAATAAG GCTATTGGAGACAAACTATCAGAAATTGGTGGTAGATTGGATTATCCATGTCTCAATAAAGAGCTTGCACAGGACATTGAGACTCTATGGAAAGATGCTGCAATTCAG TTGGGGATGGGGGATTTCAACCCTGGATGTCTCCATGGGAAACATCAAGAG GAAACATATGCTCGTGGTAATGAACTCCAAGTTCCAGATTGTGCTAATTATTTCATTGAAAATTTACAAAGATTGGCTGATCCGAATTATGTTCCAACAAAG GAAGATGTTCTCTATGCAAGAGTTCGTACAACCGGAGTTGTAGAGATCCAGTTCAG ccctgttggagaaaataagaaaagcGGAGAAGTATATAGACTCTTCGATGTTGGAGGACAGAGAAATGAAAGGAGGAAATGGATCCATCTCTTTGAAGGTGTCACAGCTGTTATCTTTTGTGCTGCCATTAGCGA GTATGACCAAACACTCTTTGAGGATGAAAACAAGAACAGAATGATGGAGACTAAGGAACTCTTTGATTGGGTCCTGAAGCAACCTTGCTTTgag AAAACATCCTTCATGCTGTTTCTTAACAAGTTTGATATCTTTGAGAAGAAGGTTCTGAAA GTGCCACTAAATGTATGTGAGTGGTTCAAGGATTACCAGCCAGTTTCAACGGGAAAACAAGAGATTGAACATGCATATGA GtttgtgaagaaaaaatttGAGGAGTTGTATTTTCAGAGTACTGCTCCTGATCGTGTAGACCGAGTCTTTAAGATCTATAGAACCACTGCCCTTGATCAGAAGCTTGTGAAGAAGACTTTCAAGCTTGTAGACGAGACTCTGAGACGGAGGAATCTCTTTGAGGCTGGCTTATTGTGA
- the LOC142621621 gene encoding guanine nucleotide-binding protein alpha-2 subunit isoform X5: MLSIVVETMGLLCSRNRHYNGADTEENAHDAEIGRRIEQEAKAEKHIQKLLLLGTDENKCMICVQIKLLFQTGFDEAELRSYISVIHANVYQTIKILHDGSKELAQSDTDSSKYVLSSENKAIGDKLSEIGGRLDYPCLNKELAQDIETLWKDAAIQETYARGNELQVPDCANYFIENLQRLADPNYVPTKEDVLYARVRTTGVVEIQFSPVGENKKSGEVYRLFDVGGQRNERRKWIHLFEGVTAVIFCAAISEYDQTLFEDENKNRMMETKELFDWVLKQPCFEKTSFMLFLNKFDIFEKKVLKVPLNVCEWFKDYQPVSTGKQEIEHAYEFVKKKFEELYFQSTAPDRVDRVFKIYRTTALDQKLVKKTFKLVDETLRRRNLFEAGLL, from the exons ATGCTGTCTATTGTAGTTGAAACTATGGGCTTACTCTGCAGCAGAAACCGTCATTACAATGGAGCAGATACTGAAGAGAATGCACAT GATGCAGAAATCGGGAGGAGAATTGAGCAAGAAGCAAAAGCTGAAAAGCACATCCAGAAACTTCTATTACTTGGTACAGATGAAAACA AGTGCATGATCTGTGTGCAGATAAAGCTTTTATTTCAAACTGGCTTTGATGAAGCAGAGCTAAGGAGCTACATTTCAGTCATCCATGCCAATGTGTATCAGACTATAAAA ATATTGCATGATGGATCAAAAGAGTTGGCTCAGAGTGACACAGATTCCTCGAAGTACGTTTTATCAAGTGAAAATAAG GCTATTGGAGACAAACTATCAGAAATTGGTGGTAGATTGGATTATCCATGTCTCAATAAAGAGCTTGCACAGGACATTGAGACTCTATGGAAAGATGCTGCAATTCAG GAAACATATGCTCGTGGTAATGAACTCCAAGTTCCAGATTGTGCTAATTATTTCATTGAAAATTTACAAAGATTGGCTGATCCGAATTATGTTCCAACAAAG GAAGATGTTCTCTATGCAAGAGTTCGTACAACCGGAGTTGTAGAGATCCAGTTCAG ccctgttggagaaaataagaaaagcGGAGAAGTATATAGACTCTTCGATGTTGGAGGACAGAGAAATGAAAGGAGGAAATGGATCCATCTCTTTGAAGGTGTCACAGCTGTTATCTTTTGTGCTGCCATTAGCGA GTATGACCAAACACTCTTTGAGGATGAAAACAAGAACAGAATGATGGAGACTAAGGAACTCTTTGATTGGGTCCTGAAGCAACCTTGCTTTgag AAAACATCCTTCATGCTGTTTCTTAACAAGTTTGATATCTTTGAGAAGAAGGTTCTGAAA GTGCCACTAAATGTATGTGAGTGGTTCAAGGATTACCAGCCAGTTTCAACGGGAAAACAAGAGATTGAACATGCATATGA GtttgtgaagaaaaaatttGAGGAGTTGTATTTTCAGAGTACTGCTCCTGATCGTGTAGACCGAGTCTTTAAGATCTATAGAACCACTGCCCTTGATCAGAAGCTTGTGAAGAAGACTTTCAAGCTTGTAGACGAGACTCTGAGACGGAGGAATCTCTTTGAGGCTGGCTTATTGTGA
- the LOC142621621 gene encoding guanine nucleotide-binding protein alpha-2 subunit isoform X4 has product MGLLCSRNRHYNGADTEENAHDAEIGRRIEQEAKAEKHIQKLLLLGTDENKCMICVQIKLLFQTGFDEAELRSYISVIHANVYQTIKILHDGSKELAQSDTDSSKYVLSSENKAIGDKLSEIGGRLDYPCLNKELAQDIETLWKDAAIQETYARGNELQVPDCANYFIENLQRLADPNYVPTKEDVLYARVRTTGVVEIQFSPVGENKKSGEVYRLFDVGGQRNERRKWIHLFEGVTAVIFCAAISEYDQTLFEDENKNRMMETKELFDWVLKQPCFEKTSFMLFLNKFDIFEKKVLKVPLNVCEWFKDYQPVSTGKQEIEHAYEFVKKKFEELYFQSTAPDRVDRVFKIYRTTALDQKLVKKTFKLVDETLRRRNLFEAGLL; this is encoded by the exons ATGGGCTTACTCTGCAGCAGAAACCGTCATTACAATGGAGCAGATACTGAAGAGAATGCACAT GATGCAGAAATCGGGAGGAGAATTGAGCAAGAAGCAAAAGCTGAAAAGCACATCCAGAAACTTCTATTACTTGGTACAGATGAAAACA AGTGCATGATCTGTGTGCAGATAAAGCTTTTATTTCAAACTGGCTTTGATGAAGCAGAGCTAAGGAGCTACATTTCAGTCATCCATGCCAATGTGTATCAGACTATAAAA ATATTGCATGATGGATCAAAAGAGTTGGCTCAGAGTGACACAGATTCCTCGAAGTACGTTTTATCAAGTGAAAATAAG GCTATTGGAGACAAACTATCAGAAATTGGTGGTAGATTGGATTATCCATGTCTCAATAAAGAGCTTGCACAGGACATTGAGACTCTATGGAAAGATGCTGCAATTCAG GAAACATATGCTCGTGGTAATGAACTCCAAGTTCCAGATTGTGCTAATTATTTCATTGAAAATTTACAAAGATTGGCTGATCCGAATTATGTTCCAACAAAG GAAGATGTTCTCTATGCAAGAGTTCGTACAACCGGAGTTGTAGAGATCCAGTTCAG ccctgttggagaaaataagaaaagcGGAGAAGTATATAGACTCTTCGATGTTGGAGGACAGAGAAATGAAAGGAGGAAATGGATCCATCTCTTTGAAGGTGTCACAGCTGTTATCTTTTGTGCTGCCATTAGCGA GTATGACCAAACACTCTTTGAGGATGAAAACAAGAACAGAATGATGGAGACTAAGGAACTCTTTGATTGGGTCCTGAAGCAACCTTGCTTTgag AAAACATCCTTCATGCTGTTTCTTAACAAGTTTGATATCTTTGAGAAGAAGGTTCTGAAA GTGCCACTAAATGTATGTGAGTGGTTCAAGGATTACCAGCCAGTTTCAACGGGAAAACAAGAGATTGAACATGCATATGA GtttgtgaagaaaaaatttGAGGAGTTGTATTTTCAGAGTACTGCTCCTGATCGTGTAGACCGAGTCTTTAAGATCTATAGAACCACTGCCCTTGATCAGAAGCTTGTGAAGAAGACTTTCAAGCTTGTAGACGAGACTCTGAGACGGAGGAATCTCTTTGAGGCTGGCTTATTGTGA